The following are encoded in a window of Psychrobacter sp. P11F6 genomic DNA:
- a CDS encoding NADPH-dependent 2,4-dienoyl-CoA reductase, with protein sequence MSASRTANTIETASTNEHYPHLFEPLDLGFTTLKNRMVMGSMHTGLEDRFYNYGKLAAYFAERAKGGVAMMITGGISPNREGWLLPAGGTMNTRADVINHQRVTRAAHKYDSKIIMQILHSGRYGYHPFVVSSSPIKSPISPFKPRKMSIKNIEQTVKDYARSAKLAKQAGYDGVEIMGSEGYLLNQFLSRHVNQRTDEYGGDIQGRMKLAVDVVKAVREAAGEDFIILFRLSVIDLVKDGNVMDEVITVAKALEEAGVTIMNTGIGWHEARVPTIVTSVPRAAFVDFTAEIKKHISIPMMAANRINMPETAEEIVASGQADMIQMARPFLADAHWVNKAKDGQADRINTCIACNQACLDHTFENKRSTCLVNPQACYETELVYKKTKKPKKVAVIGGGVAGMSAAHVAALRGHEVTLFEAKDILGGQFNYAKVIPGKEEFFETIRYYINELEHLGVEIKLNTKVDKAMLEKAKFHHVIVATGVVPRSLSGKLEGADLPQVMSYAELLSGEKSVGDTVAVIGAGGIGFDVSEYLTAKHGQPLDELGPELLKDTNYRPKAQSVSEWREEWGVTNDTNYQTDGGLIKPEAIKPIRQVYLMQRTKGRLGSGLNKTSGWVHRAHVKSHGVIQVSGAQYDKITNEGIWITNNQGQSQLLRVDSVVVCAGQESVVELMPNVGDAPDAQYHLIGGAKLAAELDAKRAIRDGAEVAAAI encoded by the coding sequence ATGTCCGCCAGCCGCACTGCCAATACCATCGAAACTGCTAGCACCAATGAACACTACCCACATTTATTTGAGCCATTAGATTTGGGCTTTACGACGCTTAAAAACCGCATGGTGATGGGCTCAATGCATACTGGGCTTGAAGACCGTTTTTATAACTACGGTAAACTGGCGGCGTATTTTGCAGAACGTGCCAAAGGTGGCGTAGCGATGATGATTACCGGCGGTATCTCGCCCAATCGTGAAGGTTGGTTGCTGCCTGCTGGCGGTACCATGAATACGCGTGCTGACGTCATTAACCATCAGCGTGTGACCCGTGCGGCGCATAAATATGACAGCAAAATCATCATGCAAATTTTGCACAGCGGTCGTTACGGCTATCATCCGTTTGTCGTCTCCTCTAGTCCAATAAAATCACCAATTTCACCCTTTAAGCCGCGTAAGATGAGCATTAAAAACATCGAACAAACGGTAAAGGATTATGCCCGTTCGGCTAAACTTGCCAAGCAAGCGGGTTATGACGGTGTGGAAATCATGGGCTCAGAAGGTTATTTGCTCAATCAGTTTTTATCGCGTCATGTAAATCAACGTACCGATGAATATGGCGGTGATATTCAAGGTCGTATGAAGCTGGCGGTCGATGTCGTCAAAGCCGTACGCGAAGCTGCTGGTGAAGATTTTATTATTTTATTCCGCTTGTCAGTGATTGATCTGGTCAAAGACGGCAACGTGATGGACGAAGTTATTACCGTTGCCAAAGCGCTAGAAGAAGCGGGCGTGACCATCATGAATACTGGTATCGGCTGGCATGAAGCGCGTGTTCCGACGATTGTCACCAGCGTACCGCGTGCCGCTTTTGTTGATTTCACCGCTGAGATTAAAAAGCATATCAGCATCCCCATGATGGCGGCCAACCGTATCAATATGCCAGAAACGGCAGAAGAAATCGTGGCTAGTGGTCAGGCGGATATGATTCAAATGGCGCGTCCATTTTTAGCCGATGCCCATTGGGTCAATAAAGCCAAAGATGGTCAAGCCGATCGTATTAATACCTGTATCGCCTGTAACCAAGCCTGCCTCGACCATACCTTTGAAAACAAACGCTCGACTTGTCTGGTCAATCCACAAGCGTGTTATGAGACAGAATTGGTTTATAAGAAAACCAAGAAACCTAAAAAAGTCGCCGTCATCGGTGGCGGTGTTGCTGGTATGTCAGCGGCGCACGTTGCTGCCTTGCGTGGTCATGAGGTAACCTTGTTTGAAGCAAAAGATATCTTGGGCGGGCAGTTTAACTACGCCAAAGTTATCCCTGGTAAAGAAGAGTTCTTTGAAACCATTCGCTACTATATCAACGAGCTTGAGCATTTAGGCGTTGAGATTAAACTTAATACCAAAGTCGATAAAGCCATGCTTGAGAAAGCCAAATTCCACCATGTCATCGTTGCAACTGGTGTTGTTCCTAGAAGCCTATCTGGCAAACTGGAAGGCGCGGATTTGCCACAAGTGATGAGCTATGCTGAATTACTCTCTGGTGAAAAATCCGTTGGTGATACGGTTGCCGTCATTGGTGCTGGCGGTATTGGCTTTGACGTCAGTGAATATCTGACCGCCAAACATGGTCAGCCGCTTGATGAGCTAGGTCCTGAGCTATTAAAAGACACAAACTACCGTCCAAAAGCGCAGTCAGTTAGCGAGTGGCGTGAAGAGTGGGGCGTGACTAACGATACTAACTATCAAACTGATGGTGGACTGATTAAGCCTGAAGCCATCAAACCTATCCGCCAAGTGTACTTGATGCAGCGTACCAAAGGTCGCTTGGGTAGTGGGCTGAATAAAACCTCGGGCTGGGTACATCGTGCTCATGTTAAATCACACGGCGTCATCCAAGTCTCAGGTGCTCAGTACGATAAGATCACTAATGAAGGCATTTGGATCACCAATAACCAAGGTCAAAGCCAGTTGCTACGTGTCGATAGCGTCGTGGTCTGTGCTGGTCAAGAGTCGGTCGTAGAGCTGATGCCAAATGTTGGTGATGCACCAGATGCGCAATACCATCTAATCGGTGGTGCAAAACTTGCTGCTGAGCTGGATGCTAAGCGTGCTATAAGAGATGGTGCTGAGGTTGCGGCAGCGATTTAG
- a CDS encoding AMP-binding protein, translating to MTDFHTGLGKNAANHQPLTPIDFIIRSAQVYPDKTAIIYDDLEHNNLTQTWQQTYDRCRQLADGLRKLGIDKNDTVAVMMPNTPAMIECAFGVPMSGGVLCTLNTRLDINALTFCLQHSEAKVLILDSEFAEHAEIIDEAFPNLIVIHATDAALDIEHFGQMSYEALIASSDSLDNWEKPLDEWDAIALNYTSGTTGKPKGVVYHHRGATLNAVSNILDWDMPKHPMYLWTLPLFHCNGWCFPWTIAERAGVNVCLRKIDADLILQLIAKHKVTHYCSAPVVHNMIAGGKPEYKDAINHEVKGWVAGAPPSETMLAAMEAMGFHISHVYGLTEVYGPVTVCAEQAEWDELDVAARAQKKSRQGVTSHLMTGFELFKQGTTEPVAADGQEMGELALRGNMVMKGYLKSRKATEEAFADGWFRTGDLGIKYPDGYIKIMDRLKDIIISGGENISSIEVENVLYKMPEIQSCAVVAAPHDKWGEVPVAFIEIHEGSTLQRDHVMEHCKQHLAGFKVPKYIIFAEIPKTSTGKVQKFELRQAAKSLAHETPKVTASAK from the coding sequence ATGACAGACTTCCACACAGGTCTTGGCAAAAATGCTGCCAACCATCAACCGCTTACCCCTATTGACTTCATTATCCGCAGCGCTCAGGTCTATCCCGATAAAACTGCCATTATTTATGACGATTTAGAACACAATAACCTCACGCAAACGTGGCAACAGACTTATGATCGTTGTCGTCAATTGGCGGATGGTCTGCGCAAATTAGGCATCGATAAGAACGACACTGTCGCCGTCATGATGCCAAACACCCCAGCGATGATCGAATGCGCCTTTGGTGTACCGATGTCAGGCGGGGTACTTTGTACACTGAACACCCGCCTCGATATCAACGCCCTTACCTTTTGCCTACAACATTCTGAAGCCAAAGTGTTGATTCTAGACAGCGAGTTTGCTGAACATGCTGAAATTATCGATGAAGCATTTCCTAATCTAATCGTCATTCATGCGACCGATGCGGCGCTCGATATTGAACATTTTGGACAAATGAGCTACGAAGCATTAATCGCCAGCTCAGACAGTTTGGATAATTGGGAGAAACCTTTAGACGAATGGGATGCTATCGCCCTCAACTATACCTCTGGCACCACTGGCAAGCCAAAAGGCGTGGTCTATCATCATCGCGGCGCGACACTCAACGCTGTCTCCAATATTTTAGATTGGGATATGCCCAAGCACCCCATGTATCTATGGACGCTACCATTATTTCACTGTAATGGTTGGTGTTTTCCCTGGACGATTGCCGAACGTGCGGGCGTCAACGTCTGCTTGCGCAAGATTGATGCTGATTTGATTTTGCAGCTGATTGCCAAGCATAAAGTCACGCATTATTGCTCAGCGCCTGTGGTACACAATATGATTGCTGGCGGCAAGCCTGAATATAAAGACGCCATCAATCATGAAGTCAAAGGCTGGGTCGCTGGTGCACCGCCGTCTGAAACCATGCTCGCCGCCATGGAAGCAATGGGCTTTCATATCTCGCACGTTTACGGTCTCACCGAAGTCTATGGTCCAGTCACCGTCTGTGCGGAACAAGCAGAATGGGATGAACTGGATGTCGCTGCGCGCGCGCAAAAGAAATCACGTCAGGGTGTAACGTCACATTTGATGACTGGCTTTGAGCTGTTTAAACAAGGCACCACGGAGCCAGTTGCCGCTGATGGTCAAGAGATGGGCGAGCTGGCACTACGCGGTAACATGGTGATGAAAGGTTATCTAAAAAGCCGTAAAGCCACCGAGGAAGCCTTTGCTGATGGTTGGTTCCGTACTGGTGATTTGGGCATTAAATACCCTGATGGTTATATAAAAATCATGGACAGGCTTAAAGACATCATCATCTCAGGTGGTGAGAATATCTCTAGTATCGAAGTCGAAAACGTCTTATATAAAATGCCAGAAATCCAAAGCTGTGCGGTCGTCGCCGCGCCGCATGATAAATGGGGCGAAGTGCCCGTCGCCTTTATCGAGATTCATGAAGGCAGCACCTTGCAGCGCGACCATGTGATGGAGCACTGCAAGCAGCATTTGGCGGGTTTTAAAGTGCCCAAATATATTATCTTTGCTGAAATTCCAAAAACCAGCACCGGTAAAGTGCAGAAATTTGAGCTGCGCCAAGCGGCCAAGTCATTAGCACACGAAACGCCAAAAGTAACGGCTAGCGCCAAGTAA